ATAATTAAAGAAATGATTGAAGGTAGCAGTTCACTTGCCAATCAAAAAGAAATTAAAGTGGAAATTAAAGGTGAATGCTTAAAATTAAAAATGGATCCCGACCATTTTAAGATAGCGCTCAGAAATTTAATTCAGAATGCAATTAAGTTCTCAAATATTGGCGCTACCGTCACTATTAATCAATATCAAGACACTAAAAACTTATTTGTGACTGTTGAAGATGAGGGGATGGGAATATCAAGCGAACAAATAGATGCAATTAAAAGCGGCACAGCATGCAAACCCAACTACGGGACAGCAGGGGAATTAGGCTCAGGTATTGGTCTTTCAATGGTAAAAGAATTGTTAATCAAAAATAGGTGCGATTTGCATCTACAAAGTGAAATGAAGAAAGGGACGATTTTTTCAATAGTTTGCCTAAAGCAAGTATAATATTCCTTTCCCATCCGTGTAATAGCTACGGTCAATCAATAACTGTTGGCACAGGCTTTTCAGAGTCAACAATTACTTATTTCAGGTGATTAGAGTACAAATAAACCAAAGGTTACTCTTTTCGTCTTTAAACTGCAGTGTTGTCTATAATTTTCATTTATTTCCATTATTAAACTTTAGATCTTTCTTGTTACTAAAGCAAACACCGAAATGAATACATTACAAAAAACATTTACACTTCGCCCGTACCCTCGAGGCTTTCATCTGATAGAAAGAGAAATTGAAGAAAATATGCCTCAACTAAAAAATATAAAAGCTGGCATCGCCCATGTCTTTATTCATCACACTTCTGCTGGGCTTACTTTGAATGAAAATGCTGATCCCACCGTTAGAGGAGATTTTGAGCGACATTTCAATAAGATGGTGCCCGAGAACA
This is a stretch of genomic DNA from Marivirga harenae. It encodes these proteins:
- a CDS encoding secondary thiamine-phosphate synthase enzyme YjbQ; protein product: MNTLQKTFTLRPYPRGFHLIEREIEENMPQLKNIKAGIAHVFIHHTSAGLTLNENADPTVRGDFERHFNKMVPENMDYYQHTQEGADDMPAHIKASLLGSSVSVPIQEGKLLTGTWQGIYLCEHRNHASGRRITITVMGD